AGCTCAAAAAGCTAAAAGAGTAATAGTCGTTATGAATCATACCGATAAAGCTGGGAATCCAAAAATTGTGAAAGAATGTAGTTTGCCGTTAACTTCAAAATCTTGTGTTGATTTAATTATTACGGAAATGGCTGTCATTGAAGTAGTCGATGATACTTTAGTGCTTAAAGAACTAATGAGTCCATATACTGTAGAGGATGTAATTGAAAAAACTGGTGCAAAACTAGAAATTAGTACAGATTTAAAAATGTTTATATAGAAAAGGGGAAGAGGATGAGTCATTACAAAAAAGTTATTCAAGATTATATAAGCAATCACAAAGATAAAACAATTGATCTTCTTAAACAGTTAGTAATGGAAAATAGTGTGTCTAGTAATGAGAGTAAGGCACAAGCAATTGTCCTTGAAAAACTAAGAGAGCTTGAATTGGATTTAGACGTATGGGAACCAGATCTAAAAGAAATGAAAGAGCATCCTTATTTTATTTCAACAAGAGACAGTTTTACTGGTAGTCCTAATATTGTCGCTACGCTTAAAGGAACGAGCGGAGGAAAGTCCATGATCTTAAATGGACATATAGATGTTGTTCCAGAAGGGAATATTCAACAATGGACGTACCCTCCTTACAGTGCAACCGTTGTAGATAATAAGCTTTATGGGCGTGGTGCTACTGATATGAAAGGCGGAAATGTTGCGCTAATTTTAGCGATTGAAGCAATAAAACGAAGTGGAATTACACTAAAAGGTGATGTTTATTTTCAAAGTGTAATTGAGGAAGAGAGTGGTGGTGCTGGTACACTTGCTACAATTTTGCGAGGCTATACAGCTGATGGTGTTATTATTCCTGAACCAACAAATATGAAGTTTTTCATTAAGCAGCAAGGATCAATGTGGTTCCGTCTTAATGTAAAAGGTAAGGTAGCTCATGGTGGTACTCGTTACGAAGGTGTAAGCGCTATCGAAAAAAGTGTACTCATCATTCAACAAATCCAAAAACTTGAGCAATTACGAAATGAACGAATAGCTGATCCGTTATATGATGGAGTACCAATTCCGATTCCAATTAATATTGGAACAATTCATGGTGGAACATGGCCATCTTCTGTATCTGATCTAGTGACTTTAGAAGGAAGATTCGGAGTTGCGCCAAATGAAAGATTAGAAGATGCGAAAATAGAATTTGAGAATTGGATTGATAATATAAAAAATCTTGATGATTGGTTTGTAGAAAATCCTGTAGAAGTAGAGTGGTTTGGAGCAAGGTGGGTTCCAGGTACTGTTGAAGCTGATAGTGAATTAGTGCAAACTTTGCAACGAAACTATCTTGAAACAACGAAACAAAACCCAGTAGTTGAAGCTGCACCATGGGGAACTGATGGAGGATTATTTACACAAATTTTAAATATTCCTATGATTGTTTTTGGACCTGGGGAGACAAAAGTAGCTCACTACCCAGATGAATTTATTGATTTAGATCAAATGTTTTTAGCTGCAGAAATCATTGCCTGTACATTAATTGACTGGTGTGGAGTTGAGGGCCAACAACATGAAGGTGAGGGAGCATATGAAAACGAAAAAGTATTATGAAACAATTAAAGTTCAACAAGAAAACTATTATTTTGAAGGTGCTTTAGATTATTTTAATGAGCGAATTCGTGTTGATTTTTACTTAGGGAATGCATCACTACTAATTGAGAGAATAGAAAAACTAGCAAAAGAATACAAATTTACTAAGCTAATCATTAAAGCAAGAAGTGAACATTTATATTCCTTCTTACAATCAGGATATATGATTGAATCAGCACTGAAAGGCTATTTTCAAGGTAGTGATGGTTTTTTTGTTACGAAATATGCTAGCCAGGATAGAAGAAACAGTCTTTATTGGGCCGCTGCAGATGATATTTTAGATGCTGTTTTAAAAAGTGATCGATCAAAAGAAAAAGTAATTCCTGATGAATATGTTTTACGAAGAGCAGAAAAAAATGACTCAACTAAACTTGCTAAATTATATGGTCAAGTTTTTAAAGTATATCCTACACCTTTAAATGAATCCGCTTATGTTGAAAAGACGATGGATGAAGGGACTATTTATTGGATTTATGAGAAAGATGGAAATATTGTAAGTGCAGCATCTGCTGAAGTGGACTTCGGTCAAAGAAATGCCGAGCTAACAAATTGTGCAACACTTGAGGAACATCGTAAGCATGGATTGATGAAGGAGCTAATGAAGAAGTTGGAACAGGATTTAGTAAGCCAATCAGTTTATTGCTCTTATACGATAGCGCGATCATTATCATATGGAATGAATGCAGCCTTTCATCAATTAGGGTATCAGTATACTGGAAGAATGACAAACAACTGCTATATCTTTGATAAATTAGAAGATATGAACGTATGGGTAAAGGATCTTTCAAAAGTAGTCTTTTAATGTCAAGCTGCCGAAAAGTGAGCGCAGAATTGCCAAGTTTTCGGCAGTGAAAGGATGGTTATGAAATGAACGCAACAATTCCAACTAATGAAATGATTAGTGCCATATTAAATAGTATCGATGAATCAATTCACGCAGTCGACAAAAATGGAATGACTATATTTTATAATCAAGTTGCGGCTGACCATGACGGTGTTTCAGTTGAAGAGGTTCTGGGAAAGCATGTACTAGAAGCTTTCCCTTCTTTAACGAAAGAAACAAGTACCTTATTGAAAGTACTAGAAACAAAGCAAGCGATTATTCAACAGCCTCAACGCTATGAAAATATT
This genomic interval from Gottfriedia acidiceleris contains the following:
- a CDS encoding peptidase, producing MSHYKKVIQDYISNHKDKTIDLLKQLVMENSVSSNESKAQAIVLEKLRELELDLDVWEPDLKEMKEHPYFISTRDSFTGSPNIVATLKGTSGGKSMILNGHIDVVPEGNIQQWTYPPYSATVVDNKLYGRGATDMKGGNVALILAIEAIKRSGITLKGDVYFQSVIEEESGGAGTLATILRGYTADGVIIPEPTNMKFFIKQQGSMWFRLNVKGKVAHGGTRYEGVSAIEKSVLIIQQIQKLEQLRNERIADPLYDGVPIPIPINIGTIHGGTWPSSVSDLVTLEGRFGVAPNERLEDAKIEFENWIDNIKNLDDWFVENPVEVEWFGARWVPGTVEADSELVQTLQRNYLETTKQNPVVEAAPWGTDGGLFTQILNIPMIVFGPGETKVAHYPDEFIDLDQMFLAAEIIACTLIDWCGVEGQQHEGEGAYENEKVL
- the ablB gene encoding putative beta-lysine N-acetyltransferase; this translates as MKTKKYYETIKVQQENYYFEGALDYFNERIRVDFYLGNASLLIERIEKLAKEYKFTKLIIKARSEHLYSFLQSGYMIESALKGYFQGSDGFFVTKYASQDRRNSLYWAAADDILDAVLKSDRSKEKVIPDEYVLRRAEKNDSTKLAKLYGQVFKVYPTPLNESAYVEKTMDEGTIYWIYEKDGNIVSAASAEVDFGQRNAELTNCATLEEHRKHGLMKELMKKLEQDLVSQSVYCSYTIARSLSYGMNAAFHQLGYQYTGRMTNNCYIFDKLEDMNVWVKDLSKVVF